The proteins below are encoded in one region of Anguilla anguilla isolate fAngAng1 chromosome 3, fAngAng1.pri, whole genome shotgun sequence:
- the LOC118222912 gene encoding INO80 complex subunit D-like — protein MYEGKHIHFSEVDNKPLCSYSPKLCKQRRLNGYAFCIRHVLEDKTAPFKQCEYVAKYNSQRCTNPIPKSEDRRYCNSHLQVLGFIPKKERKKKHDALEEMRSRPHLESVALNITVPSLALKTPNGLDERPASPPRAGLLRLSEVELLDPFAFQEDEADGEEGAARKGSAVRKKLQSRLALNQALRLREADLLPKAPPPPPPEHLSPPPAPSLRPPPPSPTRARPHLAPQQQQQQPAAAILPQAQRPYLPPACPPALQQGLICKPAPPQTGVPPPPGLPPGAAHGPAQSAAGPSLGRKAPPPVPPSPGGAWEGPQRAVIMRAAAFAPPPACLARLQRLVQLCSQRQQQHGDLFPHLGLDWSEDSAEDEDEMERVPPYQYSCRLQERCLQDNSDEEADGSRSTRLARLCSYLQQKYKHLCRQERAAMRQKRYRYAFRKALLRAASKDPDCTGQLIQELHRASQTPSSAQSAVQRDAESGLCTGHTKGQACESRALPFTRHCFQHILLNRSQQLFTSCTAKFADGQQCAIPVFDITHQTPLCDEHAKKMDNFLRGDSNRRVQQHHQQQQHHQQQQQHQQQQQQQRKPRKKTKPPALTKKHKKKRRRGPRRPQKPIPPALPQGNLGMPSSLALPSQSASIRSPSTPDLSTDELPDDITNDITDIPNDLELNQEDFSDVLPRLPDDLQDFDLFEGKNGELLPTTEEAEELVRALQAMSSYTDSLVCLSSMGELTQSDAVDHRTMAVFSGPGVQGGAMGDLLNGRIPAENFSSLELDENLLHPAGEHFPPAPSPHTPAPPPPPLPPSSSAAATLLAQGPMAEPPFPRTHPSHLLAKPEVPASSPHGSHYSSEHVPSPYSDHISSPHAAAASFQTDSPLLLEVPLGGVPPRSPWNSLPLPLTDPAQFGNLVGPEGHLLSTSLSTPPSSAAHSLTLRPTAALSALPQGALTGLALPPASTSTSSPPSSSSSISVSSSSASSAPLELLASGQPKQQLPQFSAAFGHQLAAHSGIPKDVQPSHSSTAPPSGFSIASATAASANSAMPPFTTQ, from the exons ATGTATGAAGGCAAACACATACACTTCTCTGAGGTGGACAACAAGCCGTTGTGCTCATACAGCCCGAAGCTGTGCAAGCAGCGACGACTCAACGGCTATGCCTTCTGTATCCGCCACGTCCTGGAGGACAAGACCGCCCCCTTCAAGCAATGTGAATATGTGGCCAAGTACAACAGCCAACGTTGCACCAATCCCATCCCCAAGTCAGAAGACCGCAG ATACTGTAACAGCCACCTGCAGGTGCTGGGGTTCATCCCCAAGAAGGAGCGCAAGAAGAAGCACGACGCGCTGGAGGAGATGCGCTCGCGGCCCCACCTGGAGTCCGTGGCCCTCAACATCACGGTGCCCTCGCTGGCCCTGAAGACGCCCAACGGGCTGGACGAGCGGCCGGCCTCGCCCCCGCGGGCGGGCCTGCTGAGGCTGTCGGAGGTGGAGCTGCTGGACCCCTTCGCCTTCCAGGAGGACGAGGCGGACGGGGAGGAGGGCGCCGCCCGGAAGGGCTCGGCCGTCAGGAAGAAGCTGCAGAGCCGGCTGGCGCTGAACCAGGCGCTGCGGCTGCGCGAGGCCGACCTCCTCCCCaaagcgccgccgccgccgccgccggagcACCTCagccccccgcccgcccccagCCTGCGGccgccgcccccctcgcccacGCGGGCCCgcccccacctcgccccccagcagcagcagcagcagccggcGGCGGCGATCCTCCCGCAGGCCCAGCGCCCCTACCtgccccccgcctgcccccccgcACTGCAGCAGGGTTTAATATGCAAGCCAGCACCACCTCAGACCGgcgtcccgccccctcccgggCTGCCGCCCGGCGCCGCCCACGGCCCGGCGCAGTCCGCCGCCGGTCCCTCTCTCGGCAggaaggccccgcccccggtcCCGCCCAGCCCGGGCGGGGCCTGGGAGGGCCCGCAGCGCGCGGTGATCATGCGCGCCGCCGCGTTCGCGCCCCCGCCCGCCTGCTTGGCGCGGCTGCAGCGCCTGGTGCAGCTCTGCTCTCAGCGACAGCAGCAACACGGAGACCTCTTCCCTCACCTAG GGCTGGACTGGTCTGAAGACAGTGCGGAGGATGAGGACGAAATGGAAAGAGTTCCTCCCTATCAGTATTCCTGTAGGCTTCAGGAAAGATGCTTACAGGACAA CTCGGACGAAGAGGCCGACGGCTCGCGCAGCACCAGGCTGGCCCGCCTGTGCTCGTACCTGCAGCAGAAGTACAAGCACCTGTGCAGGCAGGAGCGGGCGGCCATGCGCCAGAAGAGATACCGCTATGCCTTCCGCAAAGCCCTGCTGCGCGCGGCCAGCAAGGACCCCGACTGCACCGGCCAGCTGATCCAGGAACTGCACAGGGCTTCCCAGACGCCTTCCAG CGCACAGTCAGCAGTGCAGCGGGACGCGGAGTCTGGGCTCTGCACGGGACACACTAAAGGCCAGGCCTGCGAGAGTCGAGCGCTGCCTTTCACCCGACACTGCTTCCAGC ACATCCTGCTGAACCGCTCCCAGCAGCTCTTCACCAGCTGCACCGCCAAGTTCGCCGACGGGCAGCAGTGCGCCATCCCCGTGTTCGACATCACGCACCAGACGCCCCTCTGTGACGAGCATGCCAAAAAAATG GATAATTTCCTTCGCGGGGACAGCAACCGCAGGgtgcagcagcaccaccagcagcagcagcaccaccagcagcagcagcagcatcagcagcagcagcagcagcagcgcaaGCCGCGCAAGAAGACCAAACCGCCGGCGCTCACCAAGAAACACAAGAAGAAGCGGAGGAGAGGCCCGCGGCGGCCGCAGAAGCCCATCCCGCCCGCCCTGCCGCAGGGCAACCTGGGCATGCCCTCCAGCCTGGCGCTGCCCTCCCAGAGCGCCAGCATCAG GAGTCCTTCGACCCCAGACCTGAGTACAGACGAGCTTCCCGACGACatcaccaatgacatcacagacattCCGAACGACCTGGAGCTCAACCAGGAGGATTTCTCGGACGTGCTGCCCAGGCTTCCAGACGACCTGCAGGACTTCGATCTGTTTGAAG gtaagAACGGAGAGCTGCTGCCCACCACAGAGGAAGCGGAGGAGCTGGTGCGGGCGCTGCAGGCCATGAGCTCCTACACGGACTCCTTGGTGTGCCTGAGCTCCATGGGGGAGCTGACGCAGTCGGACGCGGTGGACCACCGCACCATGGCCGTGTTCTCGGGGCCCGGGGTCCAGGGCGGGGCCATGGGGGACCTGCTGAACGGCCGCATCCCCGCCGAGAACTTCTCCAGCCTGGAGCTGGACGAGAACCTGCTGCACCCCGCGGGGGAGcacttcccccccgccccgtcgcCCCACAcgcccgcccctcccccgccgcctctccccccctcctcctccgcggcCGCCACCCTCCTCGCGCAGGGCCCCATGGCGGAGCCGCCCTTCCCGCGGACgcacccctcccacctcctgGCCAAGCCGGAGGTGCCCGCCTCCTCGCCGCACGGCAGCCACTACAGCAGCGAGCACGTGCCCTCGCCCTACAGCGACCACATCTCCTCCCCCCACGCCGCTGCCGCCTCCTTCCAGACCGACTCGCCCCTGCTGCTGGAGGTCCCCCTGGGCGGGGtgcccccccgctccccctggAACAGCCTCCCGCTCCCCCTGACGGACCCGGCGCAGTTCGGCAACCTGGTGGGCCCCGAGGGCCACCTGCTGTCCACGTCGCTGTCCACGCCCCCCTCCAGCGCCGCGCACTCCCTCACCCTGCGGCCCACCGCCGCCCTCTCGGCGCTCCCCCAGGGGGCGCTGACGGGGCTGGCCCTGccccccgcctccacctccacctcctccccgccctcctcctcctcctccatctccgtctcctcctcctcggcgtCCTCGGCCCCCCTCGAGCTCCTGGCCTCGGGCCAGCCCAAGCAGCAGCTGCCCCAGTTCAGCGCCGCCTTCGGCCACCAGCTGGCCGCGCACAGCGGCATCCCCAAGGACGTGCAGCCCAGCCACAGCTCCACGGCGCCCCCCTCAGGCTTCTCCATCGCCAGCGCCACGGCCGCCAGCGCCAACAGCGCCATGCCCCCCTTCACCACGCAGTGA